In Solanum stenotomum isolate F172 chromosome 6, ASM1918654v1, whole genome shotgun sequence, one DNA window encodes the following:
- the LOC125866913 gene encoding UDP-glucose flavonoid 3-O-glucosyltransferase 6-like, which yields MTSTKKIELIFIPCPGIGHLVSTVEMAKLLITREKIMSITVLIIHSPHDNKLPSYIQSLTNFSSSLKFIQLPQDDTVLQLLKSNLFTSFIPAHKPAVRDVVAEIIKSQSNITLAGIVIDLFCTSMIDVANEFELPTYVFYTCGAATLGLQFHIQSLSDDFGRDITNYKDDPEAELSISTYFNPFPAKCLPSVALDKEGGSTMFLGLTRRFRETKGIMINTFLELDSHAINALSRDKNIPPVYPVGPVLNLNNVQGENLSSSDQNIMKWLDDQPPSSVVFLCFGSGGSFTVEQVKEITYALENSGCRFLWTLRQPPQKDARLPGDYENFEEVLPEGFLQRTQGIGKVIGWAPQLAILSHKAVGGFVSHCGWNSTLESIYFGVPMATWPMYAEQQANAFQLVKDLEMAVEIKMDYRKEPAGTMGQEVIVKAEEIEKAIRELMDPENKIRMKVKEMKEKSRATTMEGGSSYTSVGGFIQSIMENTQ from the exons atgacaagtacCAAGAAAATAGAGTTGATCTTCATTCCTTGTCCAGGAATTGGTCATTTAGTATCCACAGTAGAAATGGCAAAGCTTCTCATAACTAGAGAAAAAATTATGTCCATTACAGTTCTCATTATCCACTCACCTCATGACAACAAGCTCCCTTCTTATATTCAATCATTAACCAATTTCAGCTCAAGTTTGAAATTCATTCAACTCCCTCAAGATGACACTGTATTGCAGCTACTCAAAAGTAACCTTTTCACCTCCTTTATTCCTGCTCATAAGCCTGCAGTTAGAGATGTTGTAGCTGAAATTATCAAGTCACAATCAAATATTACACTAGCAG GTATTGTCATCGACTTATTTTGCACCTCTATGATAGACGTGGCCAATGAATTCGAGCTACCAACCTATGTTTTCTACACCTGTGGTGCAGCTACTCTTGGTCTTCAGTTCCATATACAGAGCCTTAGTGATGACTTTGGAAGAGATATTACTAATTACAAAGATGACCCTGAAGCAGAACTTTCTATATCAACATATTTCAATCCATTTCCTGCAAAATGTTTGCCCTCTGTCGCGTTAGACAAGGAAGGAGGTTCCACCATGTTTCTTGGCCTTACAAGAAGGTTTCGAGAAACCAAAGGTATAATGATTAATACCTTTCTTGAACTGGATTCTCACGCGATAAACGCCCTCTCACGAGACAAGAATATACCACCAGTATACCCTGTGGGACCGGTATTGAACCTTAATAACGTTCAAGGTGAGAACTTGAGTTCATCAGACCAGAATATTATGAAATGGTTAGATGATCAACCCCCTTCATCTGTAGTGTTTCTCTGTTTTGGTAGCGGAGGAAGTTTTACGGTAGAGCAAGTtaaggaaataacatatgctcTCGAGAATAGTGGGTGTCGGTTTTTGTGGACATTGAGACAACCACCACAGAAAGATGCAAGACTTCCAGGTGactatgaaaattttgaagaagtATTGCCAGAAGGGTTCTTGCAAAGAACACAAGGGATTGGAAag GTGATAGGATGGGCACCTCAATTGGCCATTTTATCTCACAAAGCAGTGGGTGGTTTTGTGTCGCACTGTGGATGGAATTCGACTTTGGAAAGCATCTATTTTGGAGTGCCAATGGCTACTTGGCCAATGTACGCAGAGCAGCAAGCAAATGCGTTTCAGTTGGTTAAGGATTTGGAAATGGCAGTCGAGATTAAGATGGATTACAGAAAGGAACCGGCAGGGACGATGGGCCAAGAAGTTATAGTGAAAGCAGAAGAGATTGAGAAAGCAATAAGGGAACTTATGGACCCTGAAAATAAAATACGGATGAAAGTAAAGGAGATGAAGGAGAAGAGCAGAGCAACAACCATGGAAGGTGGCTCTTCTTACACTTCTGTTGGAGGTTTCATCCAGAGTATCATGGAGAATACTCAATGA
- the LOC125869193 gene encoding putative pentatricopeptide repeat-containing protein At3g15200 produces the protein MSTKELYRRIQRLYSFQPEMASHFHRQMHTISDEENCALKVQTLLKNKADKSVSDIFQSLSNCNFTLSEDFILNVLKRHRSDWKPAFTFFKWILAGENPCRYSPNTESFNEILDILGRMRRFDELNQVLDEMSKRGNLVNERTYGIVINRYAAAHRVEDAKEFFYKRKIFGLELDLIAFQTLLVCLCRFKHVEDAEFLFHNKINEFKDNIKTRNIILNGWCVLGNSREAKRFWNDIVTSKCKPDKFTYGIFINSLCKSGKISRAVELFQTMWEKGCKPDVPICNCIIDGLCFKKRIPEALEIFHEMNERDCLPDVVTYNSLIKNLCKIRRMEKVYELLDEMETKGESCLPNARTYGYLLNSAKTSEEAIGILGRMNENQCKMTGDIYNLLLRLFMSWDNQDKVKSTWDEMERSGLGPDQRSYTIMIHGLYEGGRLEDALSYFNEMISKSMVPEPQTNKLVDAMNTLKEKGKESKKMEITKRGRKAKNTG, from the coding sequence ATGTCAACTAAAGAACTCTACCGGAGAATTCAGCGTTTGTACAGTTTTCAACCCGAAATGGCGAGTCACTTTCATCGCCAAATGCACACAATATCCGACGAAGAAAACTGCGCGTTGAAAGTGCAGACCCTTCTCAAGAATAAAGCAGATAAATCAGTGAGTGACATTTTTCAATCTCTAAGTAATTGCAATTTCACATTATCTGAAGATTTCATTCTAAACGTGCTTAAACGGCACCGTTCTGATTGGAAACCAGCTTTTACCTTCTTCAAATGGATATTAGCAGGTGAAAATCCATGTAGGTATTCACCAAATACTGAATCTTTCAATGAAATTCTCGATATTCTTGGTCGTATGAGACGTTTTGATGAACTCAACCAAGTGCTCGACGAAATGTCTAAGAGAGGAAATTTGGTTAATGAAAGAACTTATGGTATTGTGATTAATAGATATGCTGCAGCTCACAGAGTTGAAGATGCAAAAGAGTTTTTCTATAAGAGGAAAATTTTTGGTTTGGAGCTTGATCTTATTGCTTTTCAGACTCTTCTTGTGTGTTTATGCCGATTCAAACATGTTGAAGATGCTGAATTCTTGTTCCATAATAAGATAAATGAGTTTAAGGATAACATTAAAACGCGGAATATTATTCTGAATGGATGGTGTGTTTTGGGGAATTCACGAGAGGCGAAGAGGTTTTGGAATGATATTGTAACTTCAAAATGTAAGCCTGATAAATTTACATATGGTATATTCATCAATTCACTATGTAAATCAGGGAAAATAAGCAGGGCGGTAGAGTTGTTCCAGACAATGTGGGAAAAAGGGTGTAAGCCAGATGTTCCAATTTGTAATTGTATTATTGATGGATTGTGTTTCAAGAAGAGAATTCCTGAAGCTCTCGAGATTTTCCACGAAATGAATGAGAGGGATTGTTTACCTGACGTTGTTACTTATAATTCGTTGATTAAGAATTTATGCAAGATTAGGAGGATGGAGAAAGTTTATGAGCTTTTAGACGAGATGGAAACGAAGGGAGAGAGTTGTTTGCCAAATGCTAGAACTTATGGTTACTTGTTGAATTCTGCCAAGACGTCTGAGGAAGCTATTGGGATTTTGGGAAGGATGAACGAAAACCAGTGTAAGATGACTGGAGATATTTACAATTTGTTGTTAAGGTTGTTTATGAGCTGGGATAATCAAGATAAAGTAAAGAGTACGTGGGATGAGATGGAGAGGAGTGGACTAGGACCCGATCAACGATCCTATACAATTATGATTCATGGCCTTTATGAAGGGGGAAGATTAGAGGATGCCTTGTCTTATTTTAATGAGATGATATCAAAGAGTATGGTGCCCGAGCCACAGACGAACAAGTTGGTGGATGCTATGAACACGTTAAAGGAGAAAGGAAAGGAATCGAAGAAGATGGAAATAACGAAAAGGGGAAGGAAGGCCAAGAATACTGGTTAA
- the LOC125866912 gene encoding UDP-glucose flavonoid 3-O-glucosyltransferase 6-like, producing the protein MTSTKKIELIFIPSPGIGHLVSTVEMAKLLITREKNMSITVLIIQSPHDNKLPSYIQSLTNFSSSLKFIQLPQDDTVLQLLKSNLFTSFIPAHKPAVRDVVAEIIKSQSNITLAGIVIDLFCTSMIDVANEFELPTYVFYTCGAATLGLQFHIQSLSDDFGRDITNYKDDPEAELSISTYFNPFPAKCLPSPMLDKEGGSTMCLDLTRRFRETKGIMINTFPELDSHAINSLSRDKNIPPVYPVGPVLNLNNNAQRDNLSSSDQNMMKWLDEQPPSSVVFLCFGSGGSFTVEQVKEITYALENSGCRFLWALRQPPQKDARLPGDYENFEEVLPEGFLQRTQGIGKVIGWAPQLAILSHKAVGGFVSHCGWNSTLESIYFGVPMATWPMYAEQQANAFQLVKDLEMAVEIKMDYRKEPTGTMGQEVIVKAEEIEKAIRELMDPENKIRMKVKEMKEKSRATTMEGGSSYTSVGGFIQSIMENTQ; encoded by the exons atgacaagtacCAAGAAAATAGAGTTGATCTTCATTCCTAGTCCAGGAATTGGTCATTTAGTATCCACAGTAGAAATGGCAAAGCTTCTCATAACTAGAGAAAAAAACATGTCCATTACAGTTCTCATTATCCAATCACCTCATGACAACAAACTCCCTTCTTATATTCAATCATTAACCAATTTCAGCTCAAGTTTGAAATTCATTCAACTCCCTCAAGATGACACTGTTTTGCAGCTACTCAAAAGTAACCTTTTCACCTCCTTTATTCCTGCTCATAAGCCTGCAGTTAGAGATGTTGTAGCTGAAATTATCAAGTCACAATCAAATATTACACTAGCAG GTATTGTCATCGACTTATTTTGCACCTCTATGATAGACGTGGCCAATGAATTCGAGCTACCAACCTATGTTTTCTACACCTGTGGTGCAGCAACTCTTGGTCTTCAGTTCCATATACAGAGCCTTAGTGATGACTTTGGAAGAGATATTACTAATTATAAAGATGACCCTGAAGCAGAACTTTCTATATCAACATATTTCAATCCATTTCCTGCAAAATGTTTGCCCTCTCCCATGTTAGACAAGGAAGGAGGTTCCACCATGTGTCTTGACCTTACAAGAAGGTTTCGAGAAACCAAAGGTATAATGATTAATACCTTTCCTGAACTGGATTCTCACGCGATAAACTCCCTCTCACGAGACAAGAATATACCACCGGTTTACCCTGTGGGACCGGTGTTGAACCTTAATAATAATGCTCAACGTGACAACTTGAGTTCATCAGACCAGAACATGATGAAATGGTTAGATGAACAACCCCCTTCATCTGTAGTGTTCCTCTGTTTTGGTAGCGGAGGAAGTTTTACGGTAGAGCAAGTtaaggaaataacatatgctcTCGAGAATAGTGGGTGTCGGTTTTTGTGGGCATTGAGACAACCACCACAGAAAGATGCAAGACTTCCAGGTGactatgaaaattttgaagaagtATTGCCAGAAGGGTTCTTGCAAAGAACACAAGGGATTGGAAag GTGATAGGATGGGCACCTCAATTGGCCATTTTATCTCACAAAGCAGTGGGTGGCTTTGTGTCGCACTGTGGATGGAATTCGACTTTGGAAAGCATCTATTTTGGAGTGCCAATGGCTACTTGGCCAATGTACGCAGAGCAGCAAGCAAATGCATTTCAGTTGGTTAAAGATTTGGAAATGGCAGTCGAGATTAAGATGGATTACAGGAAAGAACCGACAGGGACGATGGGCCAAGAAGTTATAGTGAAAGCAGAGGAGATTGAGAAAGCAATAAGGGAACTTATGGACCCTGAAAATAAAATACGGATGAAAGTAAAGGAGATGAAGGAGAAGAGCAGAGCAACAACCATGGAAGGTGGCTCTTCTTACACTTCTGTTGGAGGTTTCATCCAGAGTATCATGGAGAATACTCAATGA